One stretch of Methylococcus capsulatus DNA includes these proteins:
- a CDS encoding SDR family oxidoreductase, whose protein sequence is MTTLVTGATGHLGANLVRALLARGEKVRAFIRRQSDVAALDGLAVERAYGDLRDRRSIRDALEGVERLYHTAAFVSIRDGDRQELFDVNVVGTRMLMQEARRAGVRRVVHTSSFGAVGINPQGASNEHWTVSPFEPGTDYERTKAVSEHDVILEAVRGLDVTIVNPAAIVGPWDFRPSLVGRTILDFAHGRMRAFVPGAFDFVPMRDVVAAELLAMDKGIRGERYLVTGEHCTIGQILQWLEELTGQPRPKLAIPPRLMQGIALLKDPLERRFFPRRTPRFNYHSIRLLNSGKRGDSSRSRRELGLVPTSTRAAFADAVAWFRERGMI, encoded by the coding sequence ATGACCACACTGGTCACCGGCGCCACCGGCCATCTCGGCGCCAATCTGGTTCGGGCGCTGCTGGCCCGGGGCGAGAAGGTGCGCGCCTTCATCCGCCGACAAAGCGACGTCGCGGCGTTGGACGGCTTGGCGGTCGAGCGGGCCTACGGCGATCTGCGCGACCGCCGCTCGATCCGGGATGCGCTGGAAGGTGTGGAGCGGTTGTACCACACCGCGGCCTTCGTCAGTATCCGCGACGGTGACCGCCAGGAGCTGTTCGACGTCAACGTGGTCGGCACTCGCATGCTGATGCAGGAGGCGCGGCGGGCCGGCGTGCGTCGGGTGGTGCATACCAGCTCCTTCGGCGCGGTCGGCATCAACCCCCAAGGCGCATCGAACGAACACTGGACAGTCAGCCCGTTCGAACCGGGCACCGACTACGAACGGACCAAGGCCGTGTCGGAACACGACGTGATCCTCGAAGCCGTGCGCGGCCTCGACGTGACCATCGTCAACCCGGCCGCGATCGTCGGTCCGTGGGATTTCCGGCCCAGCCTGGTCGGCCGTACCATCCTCGACTTCGCCCATGGCCGGATGAGGGCGTTCGTTCCCGGTGCCTTCGACTTCGTCCCGATGCGCGACGTGGTGGCTGCGGAACTGCTGGCCATGGACAAAGGCATCCGCGGTGAGCGCTATCTCGTCACCGGCGAGCACTGCACCATCGGTCAGATACTGCAATGGCTGGAGGAGCTGACCGGGCAGCCGCGTCCGAAGCTCGCGATCCCGCCGCGCCTCATGCAGGGCATCGCGCTGCTGAAGGACCCGCTGGAACGCCGTTTTTTCCCCCGCCGGACGCCACGCTTCAACTACCACTCCATCCGCCTGCTCAACTCGGGCAAGCGCGGGGATTCCTCACGGAGCCGGCGCGAACTGGGCCTGGTCCCGACTTCCACCCGTGCGGCTTTCGCCGATGCCGTGGCCTGGTTCAGGGAGAGGGGGATGATCTGA
- the bstC gene encoding sterol transporter outer membrane protein BstC, whose amino-acid sequence MRLFAAGILAGVLAGCGGLHRDGIPAGPSAGCPRLTAAALSAGQDALGPSSETRELECALDFLRGSDDPALRRSSLGSRICLHLAERNSDPAERARFAREGVERAEAALAQGGEDDGAVHYYLAANLGLAVRDDMTAALANLHRLEHESEAAVKLSPDFDDGGPLRLLGMLYLKAPAWPAGMGDGDKALDLLGQAVERHPGHPLNHLFYAEALWEVNGESESRRVEEEMAAGWRLLESGSWGYNKQIWEREFADLRQEIGAPAR is encoded by the coding sequence GTGCGTCTGTTTGCTGCCGGTATTCTGGCGGGGGTCCTGGCCGGTTGCGGCGGCCTCCACCGCGATGGCATTCCGGCAGGTCCGTCGGCGGGCTGTCCCCGGCTGACCGCCGCCGCCCTGAGTGCCGGTCAGGATGCACTCGGTCCTTCCAGCGAAACGCGGGAGCTGGAATGTGCCCTGGATTTCCTGCGCGGCTCGGATGACCCAGCGTTACGCCGCAGTTCCCTGGGCAGCCGGATTTGCCTGCATCTCGCCGAGCGCAATTCCGATCCGGCGGAGCGTGCGCGCTTCGCCAGGGAGGGGGTGGAGCGCGCCGAAGCCGCGCTGGCGCAAGGCGGAGAGGATGACGGCGCGGTCCATTATTATCTGGCTGCAAACCTGGGGCTGGCCGTGCGCGATGACATGACGGCGGCGCTGGCGAATCTGCACCGGCTGGAGCACGAGTCCGAGGCGGCGGTGAAGCTGAGTCCCGATTTCGATGACGGCGGCCCCTTGCGGCTCTTGGGCATGTTGTACCTCAAGGCCCCGGCCTGGCCCGCAGGGATGGGCGACGGCGACAAGGCTCTGGACCTGCTCGGACAGGCGGTGGAAAGACACCCCGGGCACCCCCTCAACCATCTGTTCTATGCCGAGGCCCTGTGGGAAGTGAACGGCGAGAGCGAAAGCCGGCGAGTCGAGGAGGAAATGGCCGCCGGTTGGAGATTGCTGGAGTCCGGAAGCTGGGGATACAACAAACAAATATGGGAACGGGAGTTCGCCGATCTTCGCCAGGAGATCGGGGCGCCCGCTAGGTAG
- a CDS encoding aromatic ring-hydroxylating dioxygenase subunit alpha, which yields MSRSIRNQDVPELPRRRQVRTVGMSGNYWYVVEIDGRLKPRQVKRVRFWGQDIALFRDAAGELHAVEDRCPHRQLPLSQGFVEGGNLVCTYHGWKFDGCGRCTEIHHELGKGRTRLPRIRIRTYPVKAQWGLIWLFPGDPALADGTPLPTIPQLEGGQPWPFFPIDVTIKAHFSMIVENVCDFNHEYLHRHKRPFLQPILREWKQDADSVRVYYDTRFDGSPVAKLFMEGGARDLNEIEIWYQYPYQGSDIGGKYIHWLFMLPEDERTTRCFFVFLFGPIHVPIVNWKMPEFLRKPILWFTNKWYIEPLLGEDKWALELEQDGFERHPDAPQIELNPAISSFQKLSLEKWKAYQQSMERAGPKPAADPA from the coding sequence ATGAGCCGATCGATCAGAAACCAAGATGTCCCCGAACTGCCCCGTCGGCGGCAGGTCCGCACCGTCGGCATGAGCGGCAATTACTGGTATGTGGTCGAGATCGACGGCAGGCTCAAGCCCCGGCAAGTCAAACGGGTGCGTTTCTGGGGACAGGACATCGCGTTGTTCCGCGACGCTGCTGGCGAACTGCATGCCGTGGAAGACCGTTGCCCGCATCGGCAACTCCCGCTGTCCCAGGGCTTCGTCGAGGGGGGAAACCTGGTCTGTACCTATCATGGATGGAAATTCGATGGCTGCGGCCGGTGCACCGAAATCCACCATGAGCTTGGCAAGGGCCGTACCAGGTTACCTAGAATCCGCATCAGGACCTATCCCGTCAAGGCGCAATGGGGGCTCATCTGGCTGTTTCCGGGCGATCCCGCCCTGGCGGACGGCACCCCGCTGCCGACGATCCCGCAGCTCGAAGGGGGGCAGCCCTGGCCGTTCTTCCCGATCGACGTGACGATCAAAGCGCACTTCTCGATGATCGTGGAGAACGTCTGCGACTTCAACCACGAATACCTGCACCGGCACAAACGCCCCTTCCTGCAGCCTATCCTGCGCGAGTGGAAGCAGGACGCCGACAGTGTTCGGGTCTACTACGACACCCGTTTCGACGGGAGCCCCGTCGCCAAGCTCTTCATGGAAGGCGGGGCGCGTGATCTCAACGAGATCGAGATCTGGTACCAGTACCCTTATCAGGGTTCCGACATCGGCGGCAAGTACATCCACTGGCTGTTCATGCTGCCGGAGGACGAGCGCACCACCCGCTGTTTCTTCGTCTTCCTGTTCGGGCCGATCCATGTCCCGATCGTGAACTGGAAGATGCCCGAATTCCTGCGCAAGCCCATCCTCTGGTTCACCAACAAGTGGTACATCGAGCCCCTGTTGGGCGAGGACAAATGGGCGCTGGAATTGGAGCAGGACGGTTTCGAGCGCCATCCCGATGCGCCGCAGATCGAGCTCAATCCGGCCATCAGCTCGTTCCAGAAGTTGTCGCTGGAGAAGTGGAAGGCTTACCAGCAGTCCATGGAGAGAGCCGGGCCAAAGCCGGCGGCAGACCCGGCATGA